A single window of Rubripirellula lacrimiformis DNA harbors:
- a CDS encoding lipase family protein yields MLEDAIGAVDTVQDPGEVPLHIHSRLTGPIRDLTFLEKSLLFAELAMIAYNDEDETRRACQILGFPDVSFYDRDGSQAYRFRNQFDCVIACRGTEPNEWNDVRADANAAAVLAETAGKVHRGFKQEVDDLWPMLETALINNDQPLWFCGHSLGGAMATICSGRCFLSHIDSNPEQLFTYGSPRVGDRRYINFVSLDHFRFVNNNDIVTRVPPILMGYRHCGREVYLNRDGKIRKLGMIARRRDRWKGFLRGLTRWKIDHFADHSIHNYIDAILAAVQEERAEVQSGSSAKDATHYADDVSSREDELRQQSAPASEAATGQAGD; encoded by the coding sequence ATGCTAGAAGATGCCATTGGCGCGGTCGACACGGTCCAGGATCCGGGCGAAGTACCGCTACATATCCATTCGCGGTTGACCGGGCCGATTCGTGATTTGACGTTCCTGGAAAAGTCGTTGTTGTTCGCCGAACTGGCGATGATCGCGTACAACGACGAAGACGAAACTCGGCGGGCCTGTCAGATTCTGGGCTTTCCGGACGTCAGTTTTTACGATCGCGACGGGTCCCAGGCCTATCGGTTTCGCAACCAGTTCGATTGCGTCATCGCGTGCCGCGGGACCGAACCGAATGAATGGAATGACGTGCGAGCCGACGCCAACGCGGCGGCCGTGTTGGCCGAAACCGCCGGGAAAGTCCACCGCGGATTCAAACAGGAAGTCGATGACCTGTGGCCGATGCTGGAAACGGCACTGATCAATAACGACCAACCACTGTGGTTTTGTGGGCATTCGCTCGGTGGGGCAATGGCCACGATCTGTTCCGGACGGTGCTTTCTGTCGCATATCGACAGCAACCCCGAGCAGTTGTTTACCTATGGCAGCCCGCGAGTCGGCGATCGCCGCTACATTAACTTTGTCAGCTTGGATCACTTTCGCTTCGTCAACAACAACGACATCGTGACCCGAGTGCCGCCGATTTTGATGGGGTATCGGCACTGTGGCCGCGAAGTCTACTTGAACCGTGACGGGAAGATCCGCAAGCTAGGGATGATTGCCCGTCGCCGCGACCGCTGGAAAGGATTTTTGCGTGGTCTGACGCGATGGAAAATTGACCACTTTGCGGACCACTCGATTCACAACTACATCGATGCGATCCTGGCAGCGGTCCAGGAAGAACGTGCCGAAGTTCAGTCGGGAAGTTCCGCCAAGGACGCCACTCACTATGCCGATGACGTCAGTTCCCGCGAAGACGAATTGCGTCAGCAGTCGGCTCCGGCGTCCGAAGCGGCCACGGGCCAGGCGGGCGATTGA
- a CDS encoding AAA family ATPase: MTSPSPSPPEQPTDQYAIENGFVKIDSVHLKLAQPYSAPGQWIGQHEVLMQLLACWITVDDADLPLTPRLVGSPGVGKTQLAIAAAQAHGRPLYIYQCTSDTRPEDLLITPVLSQGGEIAYHASPLVSAMVTGGICLLDEGNRMNEKSWASLAPLFDGRRLVESIVAGVTIHASKNFRSAVTMNQDESTFEIPDYILSRLQPTLGVGFPNKQDEMAILQYHLPFAEPEMLAMTVEFLQRSHQLKLDFSLRDGINLLRFALKRMIQDPDHPIGRDDAWQEALEKCLGEDAVDLEQLAQRRRRTLGGDAVPLGLADLFFDADDPMHPDRDDDEEDDESDF; encoded by the coding sequence ATGACCTCACCGAGTCCGTCGCCACCGGAACAGCCGACCGACCAGTACGCCATCGAGAACGGGTTCGTCAAAATCGACTCGGTCCATCTGAAACTGGCTCAGCCATACAGTGCCCCTGGCCAATGGATCGGACAGCACGAAGTCCTGATGCAATTGTTGGCCTGCTGGATCACGGTCGACGATGCCGATCTGCCGCTGACACCCCGCTTGGTCGGTTCGCCGGGGGTTGGGAAAACACAGCTAGCGATCGCGGCGGCCCAGGCGCACGGCCGCCCGCTGTACATCTATCAATGCACGTCTGACACGCGGCCCGAGGATCTGTTGATCACCCCGGTGTTGTCGCAGGGTGGCGAGATCGCCTACCACGCATCGCCGCTGGTATCGGCGATGGTCACCGGCGGGATTTGCCTGCTGGACGAAGGCAACCGGATGAACGAGAAATCCTGGGCATCGCTGGCGCCGCTGTTCGATGGTCGGCGGTTGGTCGAATCGATTGTCGCTGGCGTCACGATCCATGCGTCGAAGAACTTTCGATCCGCGGTGACGATGAACCAGGACGAATCGACCTTCGAAATTCCCGATTACATCCTCAGCCGCCTGCAACCGACGCTGGGGGTGGGCTTTCCGAACAAACAGGACGAGATGGCGATTCTGCAGTACCACCTGCCTTTCGCCGAACCCGAAATGTTGGCGATGACGGTCGAGTTTCTGCAGCGTTCGCACCAATTGAAGTTGGATTTTTCGCTGCGTGACGGCATCAACCTGCTGCGGTTTGCATTGAAACGGATGATCCAGGACCCGGATCATCCGATCGGCCGCGACGATGCATGGCAGGAAGCGCTCGAAAAATGTCTCGGCGAAGACGCTGTCGATCTGGAACAATTGGCCCAGCGTCGCCGCCGGACCTTGGGGGGGGACGCCGTGCCATTGGGGCTGGCTGACCTGTTCTTTGATGCCGACGATCCCATGCATCCGGACCGCGACGACGACGAAGAAGACGACGAATCCGACTTCTAG